From one Formosa sediminum genomic stretch:
- a CDS encoding DUF4270 family protein: MNSIFFRALLGACCFIVLLASCEADTTSISDIGEDWINNETKVYYIDTFTVETSTYKFDSLAISSASQYLIGSYKDPVLGGIKSTPYLEMYTDNFDIDEDAVFDSVALILDYTDYYYNDTLSRQKFNVYKVLEEITQDDDDSYYYNTTDFEIGTTSLGYIDFLPTPIREDSIHFTLNNDFGKDIFEKLQDNIINNTDEFTEEFKGISIVSDDNNTTVLGISTNSKLRIFYTIPDDEIVEDGDESYFDITFNSANSFHNISQTSINSNLKSLQDQSDEVSSKSTDNTTYIQAGSGLATKIDIPNIERINTINGSGSIMDAYLRISLKHNSNNDDLSVRDSLNVYIIDQFNDTSTTLVDYTGSTVYGIQTDDENGLNNGYVTYVISIKYFLDLKLNEDNPQNLFLGITSQGYTDSVDRYILEGEDSENTDYKTTLELNYAIYDDEYDY; encoded by the coding sequence ATGAATTCTATTTTTTTTAGAGCGCTTTTAGGCGCATGCTGTTTTATAGTGCTTTTAGCATCGTGTGAAGCAGATACTACTTCTATATCTGATATTGGTGAGGATTGGATTAATAATGAAACTAAAGTATATTACATTGACACGTTTACTGTTGAAACATCTACTTACAAATTTGATTCTTTAGCCATTTCTAGTGCCAGTCAATACCTTATAGGTAGTTATAAAGATCCTGTTTTAGGGGGAATTAAATCTACTCCTTATTTAGAAATGTATACAGATAATTTTGATATAGATGAAGATGCTGTATTTGATTCTGTTGCCTTGATATTAGATTATACAGACTATTATTACAATGATACACTGTCTAGACAGAAATTTAATGTATATAAAGTTTTAGAAGAAATAACACAGGATGATGACGATAGTTATTACTATAACACTACAGATTTTGAAATAGGTACAACGTCTCTTGGATATATAGATTTTCTACCTACTCCTATTCGTGAAGACTCAATTCATTTTACTTTAAACAACGATTTTGGAAAAGATATCTTTGAAAAACTTCAAGATAATATAATTAATAATACTGATGAATTTACAGAAGAATTTAAAGGTATATCTATAGTATCAGACGATAATAATACTACGGTTTTAGGAATTAGTACAAATTCTAAATTACGTATATTTTATACTATACCAGACGATGAAATAGTAGAAGATGGAGATGAATCTTATTTTGATATCACGTTTAATTCTGCAAATAGTTTTCATAATATTTCTCAGACTTCAATTAATTCTAATTTAAAGAGTTTACAAGATCAATCAGACGAAGTGTCTAGCAAATCAACAGACAATACAACTTATATTCAAGCGGGTTCGGGTTTAGCGACTAAAATTGACATCCCAAATATAGAACGTATTAATACTATAAATGGTTCTGGTTCTATTATGGATGCCTACTTACGAATATCATTAAAACATAATTCAAATAACGATGACTTGTCTGTAAGAGATTCATTGAATGTATATATAATCGATCAGTTTAATGATACCTCTACGACTTTGGTAGATTACACAGGTAGTACAGTGTATGGCATTCAGACAGATGATGAAAATGGATTAAATAATGGTTATGTAACATATGTTATTTCAATAAAATATTTTCTTGATTTAAAATTAAATGAAGATAATCCTCAAAATCTATTTTTAGGAATAACTTCCCAAGGTTATACTGATTCTGTAGATCGTTACATTTTAGAAGGAGAAGATTCAGAAAACACTGATTATAAAACAACCTTAGAGTTAAACTATGCAATATACGATGATGAATATGACTATTAA
- a CDS encoding Kelch repeat-containing protein — protein sequence MITNSTKVLVLCALALSLFNCSSDDDDDRGNWVERSVFDGVPRSNVVGFVIDELGYMGTGYDGDDYLVDFWQYNIAGDYWVQKADFPGTERSAATGFALDGLGYLGTGYDGVDELSDFWQYNPSTNTWTQKADFMGGVRQAAIGFGANGTGYVGTGYDGDNDRKDFYKYNPTTDTWSELVGFGGEKRRFGTTFAIGDKVYIGTGVSNGLYKTDFWEFDPATEVFTSKLDLDEEDDYSITRSNAVGFSIDGLGYIVSGYNGGVLNSTWEYDPGKDEWEDITGLEGYSRQDALAFSTGTRAFVLLGRSGSLYLDDNYELFPQEDYDDED from the coding sequence ATGATTACAAATTCAACAAAAGTTCTAGTGTTATGTGCACTAGCATTAAGTCTGTTTAACTGTTCAAGTGATGATGACGACGATAGAGGAAACTGGGTAGAGCGCTCTGTATTTGATGGTGTACCACGTAGTAATGTAGTTGGTTTTGTTATTGATGAATTAGGTTACATGGGAACTGGATATGACGGAGATGATTATTTAGTTGATTTTTGGCAATATAACATTGCAGGTGACTATTGGGTACAAAAAGCAGATTTCCCTGGAACTGAAAGAAGTGCTGCTACAGGATTCGCTCTAGATGGTTTAGGTTACTTAGGTACTGGATACGATGGAGTAGATGAATTATCTGATTTTTGGCAATATAATCCAAGTACAAATACATGGACTCAAAAAGCAGATTTTATGGGCGGTGTAAGACAAGCTGCTATTGGATTTGGTGCTAACGGAACTGGTTATGTTGGTACAGGTTACGATGGAGATAACGACAGAAAAGATTTTTACAAATACAACCCAACTACAGATACTTGGTCTGAATTAGTAGGTTTCGGAGGAGAGAAACGTCGTTTTGGAACTACATTTGCTATTGGTGATAAAGTATATATTGGTACAGGTGTAAGTAATGGATTATATAAAACTGATTTCTGGGAATTTGATCCAGCTACAGAAGTATTTACAAGTAAATTAGATTTAGACGAAGAAGATGACTACAGCATTACAAGATCTAACGCTGTTGGATTTTCTATTGATGGTTTAGGATATATTGTTTCTGGTTATAATGGAGGTGTTTTAAACAGTACTTGGGAATATGATCCAGGTAAAGATGAGTGGGAAGATATTACTGGATTAGAAGGATATTCTCGTCAGGATGCATTAGCGTTCTCTACAGGAACTAGAGCTTTCGTTCTATTAGGTAGAAGTGGAAGTTTATATTTAGACGATAACTATGAGTTGTTTCCTCAAGAGGATTACGACGACGAAGATTAA